A genome region from Geminicoccus roseus DSM 18922 includes the following:
- a CDS encoding acyltransferase family protein, with protein MAHSVSLVSGADRIAQSEAPPAHGRLVPLDGLRGIAVFLVLLFHWKYLPFGWSGVWLFFTLSGFFIFRNLLATRQSRPDMKLGPFYGQFMVRRCLRLLPLYYLLLLVMVVVVTILQRWDLLGYTVPGLALFIHNLVKPFSTIQHTLYYDHFWSLGVEMHFYLVAPLLVFFLSRRALQVLLVAIVLVSPILRQTALEILSADPGALTIRPGGFIYFFSLFHFDAFALGGLAAMHERDLVRLGQKTWWLLLVPGTLFIAYFLGVGLLFRDVPYQLFMADHLQASLGYTLLILGCTGLICVGLVDHGLLHRFLTLPPLLLLGRISYGVYLIHGAILMLTFQIWDSYFPGLGRFSPQILAVFCVYLLVTVGLAWLSFTYFESRFLARPKLISARAMGGG; from the coding sequence ATGGCGCATTCCGTCAGCCTAGTTTCGGGTGCCGACAGGATTGCCCAGTCCGAGGCGCCGCCGGCCCATGGCCGGCTGGTGCCGCTGGATGGACTGCGCGGGATCGCGGTATTCCTGGTGCTGCTGTTCCACTGGAAGTACCTGCCGTTCGGCTGGAGCGGCGTCTGGCTGTTCTTCACCCTCTCCGGCTTCTTCATCTTTCGGAACCTGCTGGCGACCCGCCAGTCCCGGCCGGACATGAAGCTCGGGCCATTCTATGGCCAGTTCATGGTGCGGCGCTGCCTGCGCCTCCTGCCCCTCTACTACCTGCTCCTGTTGGTGATGGTCGTCGTGGTGACGATCCTGCAGCGCTGGGACCTGCTAGGCTACACGGTGCCCGGCCTGGCGCTGTTCATCCACAACCTGGTCAAGCCGTTCTCCACGATCCAGCATACCCTGTACTATGACCATTTCTGGAGCCTGGGCGTCGAGATGCATTTCTATCTCGTCGCGCCGCTGCTGGTGTTCTTTCTGAGCCGCCGGGCTTTGCAGGTTCTTCTGGTGGCGATCGTCCTAGTCAGTCCCATTCTTCGCCAGACGGCGCTGGAGATCCTCAGCGCCGATCCAGGAGCGCTGACGATCCGACCCGGCGGGTTCATCTACTTCTTCTCGCTGTTTCACTTCGATGCATTCGCCCTGGGTGGTCTGGCCGCCATGCATGAGCGGGACCTGGTGCGGCTGGGCCAGAAGACGTGGTGGCTCCTGCTCGTGCCGGGCACGTTGTTCATCGCCTATTTTCTGGGGGTGGGGCTCTTGTTTCGCGACGTGCCGTATCAGTTGTTCATGGCCGACCATCTGCAGGCGAGCCTGGGCTATACGCTGCTGATCCTGGGTTGCACCGGACTGATCTGCGTTGGGCTGGTCGACCATGGTCTCCTGCACCGGTTCCTCACCCTGCCGCCGCTGCTCCTGCTCGGCCGGATCTCCTACGGAGTCTACCTGATCCACGGGGCGATCCTGATGCTGACCTTCCAGATCTGGGACAGCTATTTCCCCGGCCTTGGGCGCTTCAGCCCGCAGATCCTGGCCGTGTTCTGCGTCTACCTGCTGGTGACGGTCGGCCTTGCCTGGCTGTCGTTCACCTATTTCGAGAGCCGGTTCCTGGCGCGGCCCAAGCTGATCTCGGCCCGCGCCATGGGAGGCGGCTGA
- a CDS encoding class I SAM-dependent methyltransferase: protein MLPPASETLIAPAEPSIAPAVAEPGSFRDRNGAVYYRDDQILRGISAKALANWQALSAAPFFREHIKAGSIVRTERLESGPEVNQADGWAAVLRHETVPFISYPYEWTFGMLKDAALLHLDLMLAALPAGMILKDSSAYNVQWMGAQPVFIDIPSFEILHEGEPWVGYRQFCELFLYPLFLQAYKGVDYRPWLRGQIDGIPAAGLRALLSARDMVRPGVLLHVLAQDSLQRRYAGKPQGVRSSIAKAGFDKQFIVRNVEGLRKIVSGLKPGGSKTVWADYHRTHSYEAPEFEAKCDFVRKAAGHRQWRLAWDLGCNTGTFSRIVAEHADHVVAMDGDWMAIEHLYQEQKGRSDRRQILPLVVNLSDPSPAQGWRGMERRSLPERGRPELALCLALIHHIVISANIPMRDFVGWLAGLGTALVIEFVSREDEMVQTLLANKDDQYGDYHQAGFEACLAEHYEIRSSQPLKGGKRCIYFCTPKGD from the coding sequence ATGCTTCCACCCGCAAGTGAAACGCTGATCGCGCCTGCCGAGCCCAGCATCGCTCCCGCTGTCGCGGAACCCGGCTCGTTCCGGGATCGCAATGGCGCGGTGTACTACCGAGACGACCAGATCCTGCGCGGCATCAGTGCGAAGGCGCTCGCCAACTGGCAAGCCCTCAGCGCCGCTCCCTTCTTCCGGGAGCACATAAAGGCGGGCAGCATTGTCAGGACCGAGCGTCTGGAGAGCGGGCCGGAGGTCAATCAGGCAGATGGCTGGGCTGCGGTACTGCGCCATGAGACGGTACCCTTCATTTCCTACCCCTACGAATGGACCTTCGGAATGCTCAAGGATGCAGCCCTGCTGCATCTGGACCTGATGCTGGCGGCGCTGCCAGCCGGGATGATCCTGAAGGATTCATCTGCCTATAACGTCCAGTGGATGGGCGCCCAGCCGGTCTTCATCGACATCCCGTCTTTCGAGATACTGCACGAGGGCGAGCCTTGGGTCGGCTATCGGCAGTTCTGCGAGTTGTTCCTCTACCCACTGTTTCTTCAGGCCTACAAAGGCGTCGACTATCGTCCCTGGCTGCGTGGGCAGATCGACGGTATTCCTGCCGCCGGCCTGCGCGCCCTCCTCTCCGCCCGCGACATGGTGCGGCCGGGCGTGCTCCTGCACGTGCTGGCGCAGGACAGCCTGCAGCGCCGCTACGCCGGCAAGCCGCAGGGGGTTCGCAGCTCGATCGCCAAGGCGGGCTTCGACAAGCAGTTCATCGTCCGCAACGTCGAAGGCTTGCGCAAGATCGTGTCCGGCCTGAAGCCGGGCGGCTCCAAGACGGTCTGGGCCGACTACCACCGCACCCACAGCTACGAGGCGCCCGAGTTCGAGGCCAAATGCGACTTCGTGCGGAAGGCCGCCGGTCACCGGCAGTGGCGGCTGGCCTGGGACCTGGGCTGCAACACCGGCACCTTCTCGCGGATCGTGGCGGAACACGCCGATCATGTGGTCGCCATGGATGGCGACTGGATGGCGATCGAGCACCTTTACCAGGAGCAGAAGGGCCGCTCCGATCGTCGGCAGATCCTGCCACTGGTGGTCAACCTGTCGGACCCCTCACCCGCCCAGGGCTGGCGGGGGATGGAGCGGCGCTCCCTGCCCGAGCGCGGCCGACCGGAACTTGCCCTCTGCCTGGCGCTGATCCATCACATCGTCATCAGCGCCAACATCCCGATGCGCGACTTCGTTGGATGGCTGGCAGGGCTCGGCACCGCCCTGGTGATTGAGTTCGTCAGTCGCGAGGACGAGATGGTCCAGACCCTGCTGGCGAACAAGGACGACCAGTATGGGGACTATCATCAGGCAGGCTTCGAAGCCTGCTTGGCCGAGCATTATGAAATCCGCTCCAGCCAGCCTCTCAAGGGTGGCAAGCGCTGCATCTATTTTTGCACGCCCAAGGGCGACTGA
- a CDS encoding sulfatase-like hydrolase/transferase yields the protein MKNSQGETPNPAPVEQTSVDQRIYPLHPFMLAVASVLGLFANNVKEAALGDILPALASVLGFALLLFLLLGLLFRGLGARTALLTSIVLVGCLFYARLWFWLDHKTGGVVPFGLFVLPFMLGLALLFILVARTRADLRLPHSILNGVAFFLMITPIAQVSWYTWQNARPGLVVATSEEVVAPVGDRPDIYYLIFDRYASAATLQRYFDFDNEPVLSFLEERGFYVAPGSHANYLKTAHSLASTFQMDYLDFLADEEGSRSSDWQPIYRLLGEHRVGRLLKSVGYRYVQIGSWWRPTQASSFADVNPSFGFREFTSIYVRDRLLNPLLHLIAPESPYTRSLQWDSGQCQRVPWQIEQVEKAASGSQPTFVFAHFLLPHEPYVFDAEGNCLSRPESRERGTKQGYVEQVRYANKVIRDLVTTLQAKKDRRSVIIIQADEGPFPETDVGHTRTWREATEDELNIKMGILNAYYYPDQDYDLLYPTITPVNSFRMLFDKYFDVGLGRLPDRLVGFPNIFRIYEFFDITGAVRATQD from the coding sequence ATGAAGAATTCTCAAGGCGAAACGCCCAACCCAGCACCAGTCGAGCAGACTTCGGTCGATCAGCGGATCTATCCACTGCACCCTTTCATGCTCGCGGTTGCCTCCGTACTCGGGCTCTTCGCGAACAACGTGAAAGAGGCCGCACTCGGCGACATCCTGCCGGCTCTCGCCTCGGTACTCGGCTTTGCGCTGCTGCTGTTCCTGCTGCTCGGGCTGTTGTTCCGCGGCCTTGGCGCGCGCACGGCGCTGCTCACGAGCATCGTCCTGGTGGGCTGCCTGTTCTATGCCCGCCTATGGTTCTGGCTGGACCACAAGACGGGGGGAGTCGTGCCCTTCGGCCTGTTCGTCCTGCCGTTCATGCTGGGGTTGGCCTTGCTGTTCATCCTGGTAGCCCGGACCCGCGCCGACCTGAGGTTGCCGCATTCCATTCTCAACGGAGTCGCCTTCTTCCTGATGATCACCCCCATCGCCCAGGTCAGCTGGTACACGTGGCAGAACGCCCGACCCGGCCTTGTCGTGGCGACGTCAGAGGAGGTGGTTGCTCCGGTGGGAGACCGACCAGATATCTACTACCTGATCTTCGATCGATATGCCTCGGCGGCGACCCTCCAGCGCTATTTCGACTTCGACAATGAGCCTGTTCTGTCCTTTCTGGAGGAGCGCGGCTTCTACGTGGCCCCTGGAAGCCATGCGAACTACCTGAAGACTGCTCACTCTTTGGCCTCCACGTTCCAGATGGACTATCTGGACTTCCTGGCGGACGAAGAGGGAAGCAGGTCTAGCGACTGGCAGCCGATCTACCGCCTGCTCGGGGAGCATCGGGTGGGACGTCTGTTGAAGTCCGTGGGCTATCGCTATGTCCAGATCGGCTCCTGGTGGCGTCCGACCCAAGCCAGTTCCTTCGCCGACGTGAACCCGAGCTTCGGCTTCCGCGAGTTCACGTCGATCTATGTGCGTGACCGACTGCTCAACCCGCTGCTTCATCTGATCGCACCCGAAAGCCCGTACACGCGGAGCCTGCAATGGGACAGCGGTCAATGCCAGCGGGTGCCCTGGCAGATCGAGCAGGTCGAGAAGGCGGCTTCGGGATCCCAGCCGACCTTTGTGTTCGCTCACTTCCTGCTACCTCACGAGCCCTACGTGTTCGATGCCGAAGGAAACTGCCTCTCGCGGCCGGAGTCGCGCGAGCGTGGAACGAAGCAGGGTTATGTCGAGCAGGTCCGATATGCCAACAAGGTGATCCGCGACCTGGTGACGACCCTGCAGGCGAAGAAGGACAGACGCTCGGTCATCATCATCCAGGCAGACGAGGGACCGTTTCCCGAAACGGATGTCGGACATACGCGCACATGGCGAGAGGCGACAGAAGACGAGTTGAATATCAAGATGGGTATACTGAATGCCTACTACTATCCTGATCAGGATTATGATCTTTTATATCCTACCATCACGCCAGTGAATTCCTTTCGAATGCTGTTCGACAAATACTTCGACGTCGGTTTGGGGCGGCTGCCGGACCGGCTGGTTGGTTTTCCGAACATCTTCCGGATCTACGAGTTTTTCGACATCACGGGTGCGGTACGGGCTACCCAGGACTAA
- a CDS encoding 4a-hydroxytetrahydrobiopterin dehydratase, translated as MSDASDQLVAQSCTPCRGGVPPLDPEEAESYLAQTPGWSLHDQAHRIEQTYRFKNFAAAYEFVKRVAALSEAEGHHPDIGFGWGYATISLQTKKIRGLHQNDFILAAKINRLSNEGGSSSSA; from the coding sequence ATGTCTGACGCTTCAGACCAACTCGTTGCCCAGTCCTGCACGCCTTGCCGAGGAGGCGTGCCGCCGCTCGATCCTGAAGAAGCGGAAAGCTATCTGGCGCAGACTCCTGGATGGTCTCTGCACGATCAGGCCCATCGGATCGAGCAGACCTACCGCTTCAAGAACTTTGCTGCTGCCTATGAATTCGTGAAGCGGGTGGCTGCGCTGAGCGAGGCCGAAGGACATCATCCCGACATCGGATTCGGCTGGGGCTATGCGACCATCTCCCTGCAGACCAAGAAGATCAGGGGCCTGCACCAGAACGACTTCATCCTGGCAGCGAAGATCAACCGACTGTCCAATGAGGGAGGGTCGTCTTCATCGGCATGA
- a CDS encoding hydantoinase B/oxoprolinase family protein has protein sequence MTATDETRFDPYMTAIIANRIDGIVREMTNTLLRAARSAVINSARDFSCSICTADDQLLASAEGLPIHIFGSHMQAKAMRLAHAGDLREGDCYLHNDPYSGNTHAADHTFLVPVFFEGEHLFTTVAKAHQADTGNSLPTTYMAGAKDQYAEGSLIFPSVRVQRDHQMIEDVVRMCRARIRVPDQWYGDFLAGIGAARVAERRLKELCAKYGKAQVKTFVRDWLDYSEQRMVQAIRKLPHAKLSTSGAHDPFGVLLPDGIPLNVTVQIDPDQAMVELDLTDNVDNVDCGFNESEACATAASIAGIFNSIDPTIPRNSGSFRRIVMHLRDGAVCGRPEFPHSCSVATTNVADRLVNLTQSAMAQLGDGWGLAEGGVGLGGGMAVVSGKDHRYADSPYINQLHLGSSGGPGAPAADGWPTYGIPVIAGLMYRDSVEIDELKHPIEVRFMRLKPGTGGAGRQRGAPALEFEYGPKEHPMDVLWPCDGTHFPPKGVRGGQDGVTARHFKIAADGSETELPNIVVERLVKGERVRGHHTSGGGYGDPMERPAARVLKDVIDGFETIERAADIYGVVLTGSLDDQSLAVDEAATARRRSA, from the coding sequence ATGACGGCGACCGACGAGACCCGCTTCGATCCCTACATGACCGCGATTATCGCCAACCGGATCGACGGCATCGTCCGGGAGATGACCAACACGCTGCTGCGTGCCGCCCGCTCCGCGGTGATCAACAGCGCCCGGGACTTCTCCTGCTCGATCTGCACGGCCGACGACCAGCTCCTAGCCTCGGCCGAAGGCCTGCCGATCCATATCTTCGGCAGCCACATGCAGGCCAAGGCCATGCGCCTCGCCCATGCCGGCGACCTGAGGGAGGGCGACTGCTACCTGCACAACGACCCATACAGCGGCAATACCCACGCGGCCGACCATACCTTCCTTGTGCCGGTATTCTTCGAAGGTGAGCATCTGTTCACCACCGTCGCCAAGGCCCATCAGGCCGATACCGGCAACTCCCTGCCGACCACCTACATGGCCGGAGCGAAGGATCAGTACGCCGAGGGCTCCCTGATCTTCCCGTCCGTGCGGGTCCAGCGCGACCACCAGATGATCGAGGACGTGGTGCGGATGTGCCGTGCCCGCATCCGCGTGCCTGATCAGTGGTATGGCGACTTCCTGGCCGGCATCGGCGCTGCACGGGTGGCCGAGCGGCGCCTGAAGGAACTGTGCGCCAAGTACGGGAAGGCGCAGGTCAAGACCTTCGTCCGCGACTGGCTGGATTACTCCGAGCAGCGGATGGTCCAGGCGATCCGCAAGCTGCCGCACGCTAAGCTGTCGACCAGTGGCGCCCACGATCCCTTCGGCGTACTCCTGCCGGACGGCATTCCGCTGAACGTCACCGTGCAGATCGATCCGGACCAGGCGATGGTCGAACTCGATCTGACCGACAACGTGGACAACGTCGACTGCGGGTTCAACGAGAGCGAGGCTTGCGCTACCGCCGCCAGCATCGCCGGCATCTTCAACTCGATCGACCCGACCATCCCGCGCAACTCCGGGTCGTTTCGCCGTATCGTCATGCACCTGCGCGACGGCGCGGTCTGCGGGCGCCCAGAGTTCCCCCACAGCTGCTCGGTGGCCACCACCAACGTCGCCGACCGGCTGGTCAACCTGACCCAGTCGGCCATGGCCCAGCTGGGCGATGGCTGGGGTCTGGCCGAAGGCGGGGTCGGCCTCGGCGGAGGCATGGCCGTGGTGTCGGGCAAGGATCACCGCTACGCGGACAGCCCTTACATCAACCAGCTTCACCTTGGCAGTTCCGGCGGTCCCGGCGCGCCCGCAGCCGACGGCTGGCCGACCTACGGCATCCCGGTGATCGCCGGGCTGATGTATCGGGATTCCGTCGAGATCGACGAGCTCAAGCACCCGATCGAGGTCCGCTTCATGCGCCTGAAGCCCGGCACCGGTGGAGCCGGGCGGCAGCGTGGCGCCCCCGCCCTGGAGTTCGAGTACGGTCCCAAGGAGCACCCGATGGACGTGCTCTGGCCATGCGACGGCACCCATTTCCCACCCAAGGGCGTTCGCGGGGGCCAGGACGGCGTCACCGCGCGGCACTTCAAGATCGCGGCCGATGGCAGCGAGACCGAACTCCCGAACATCGTGGTCGAGAGGCTGGTGAAGGGGGAGCGGGTGCGTGGGCACCACACCTCAGGCGGAGGCTATGGTGATCCCATGGAGCGCCCGGCGGCCCGGGTCCTCAAGGACGTGATCGATGGCTTCGAGACGATCGAGCGTGCGGCCGATATCTATGGCGTCGTCCTGACGGGCTCCCTGGACGACCAGAGCCTGGCCGTCGACGAGGCGGCAACGGCCAGGCGGCGGAGTGCTTGA
- a CDS encoding hydantoinase/oxoprolinase family protein: protein MAYRISVDTGGTFTDVVVADADGAMTVGKALTTHERIFEGMNEAIGNAAEQLGTERDRLLAATELLIYGTTRATNAIVTKRVAKTAFLTTQGFPDVLLLKEGGKFNPHDFSKDFPEPYIPRSHTFEIPERMSSEGTVSVPLDEASARATLEKIRARGFEAIAVCLLWSIANPAHERRIGELIAEILPDVPATLSHQLIPVVREYRRASATAIDASLKPLMQAHLKGLERDLRAAGYLGEILISTTAGGCGHIDAATEKPIYTVGSGPAMAPLAGLVFSRQEDLGDNVIVCDTGGTTFDVGLIRDGRLTFSRDTWLGPMYTGDLLGIAAVDMRSIGAGGGSIAWIDEGGLMRVGPQSAGSMPGPACYGRGGTLPTVSDAATVLGYFDPHNFLGGRMRLDVEAARRAVASVAERIGLSLEEAAYRIVSLASDLMMRAVGDITINEGVSPRESTIVAGGGAAGLNIMKIAEELGCRRVVLPKVASALSAAGMQHADIVAEEAASLVTLSTSFDIESINAMLDGLAAKLEAFRTGLAGSNDHWTVECIAEARYLSQVWELDTPLPKRRFDGPEDVAALVESFHQVHERVFAVRDISSPVEIVNWRMRLVVHLATPPVVSPEMTEKPAGTSREHRNCYFGGAEPVHTGIFRSEDLEPGQLILGPAIVEEPTTTLVIYPGMSAVVSGAGNYLLHVA from the coding sequence ATGGCATACCGCATCTCCGTCGATACCGGCGGCACCTTCACTGACGTGGTCGTTGCCGATGCCGACGGCGCCATGACGGTCGGCAAGGCCCTGACCACCCACGAGCGCATCTTCGAGGGCATGAACGAGGCGATCGGCAACGCTGCGGAACAGCTTGGCACCGAGCGCGACCGCCTGCTCGCCGCGACGGAACTCCTGATCTACGGCACCACTCGCGCCACCAACGCGATCGTCACCAAGCGGGTCGCCAAGACCGCGTTCCTGACCACCCAGGGCTTTCCCGACGTCCTGCTCCTGAAGGAAGGCGGCAAGTTCAATCCCCACGACTTCAGCAAGGACTTCCCCGAGCCCTATATCCCGCGCAGCCATACCTTCGAGATCCCGGAGCGGATGAGTTCGGAAGGGACGGTTTCAGTTCCCTTGGACGAGGCCAGCGCGAGGGCCACGCTGGAGAAGATCAGGGCGCGTGGCTTCGAGGCGATCGCGGTCTGCCTTCTATGGTCGATCGCCAATCCCGCCCACGAGCGGCGCATCGGCGAGTTGATCGCCGAGATCCTGCCGGACGTGCCGGCCACCCTGTCCCATCAGCTGATCCCGGTGGTGCGCGAGTATCGCCGGGCCTCGGCGACCGCGATCGACGCGTCGCTCAAGCCCTTGATGCAGGCGCACCTCAAGGGCCTGGAGCGCGACCTGCGTGCTGCCGGCTACCTGGGCGAGATCCTGATCAGCACGACGGCCGGTGGCTGCGGCCATATCGATGCGGCCACCGAGAAGCCGATCTACACGGTTGGTTCCGGCCCGGCGATGGCACCGCTGGCCGGGCTGGTGTTCTCGCGCCAGGAAGACCTCGGCGACAACGTCATCGTCTGCGACACGGGCGGGACGACCTTCGACGTGGGCCTGATCCGCGATGGCCGCCTGACTTTCAGCCGCGATACGTGGCTGGGCCCGATGTACACCGGCGACCTGCTCGGCATCGCCGCGGTCGACATGCGTTCCATCGGCGCCGGAGGCGGCTCGATTGCCTGGATCGACGAAGGCGGGCTGATGCGGGTCGGTCCGCAGTCGGCGGGCTCCATGCCTGGTCCCGCCTGCTACGGCCGGGGCGGCACCCTGCCGACGGTCTCCGATGCCGCCACGGTCCTGGGCTATTTCGATCCGCACAACTTCCTGGGCGGCCGGATGCGCCTGGACGTGGAAGCCGCCCGGAGAGCGGTCGCGAGCGTGGCTGAACGGATCGGGCTGTCCCTTGAGGAGGCGGCCTACCGGATCGTCAGCCTTGCCAGCGACCTGATGATGCGCGCAGTCGGCGACATCACCATCAACGAAGGTGTGAGCCCCCGCGAGAGCACGATCGTGGCAGGCGGCGGTGCCGCAGGCCTCAACATCATGAAGATAGCCGAGGAACTGGGCTGCCGGCGCGTCGTCCTGCCCAAGGTCGCCTCGGCGCTGTCCGCCGCCGGCATGCAGCATGCCGACATCGTGGCCGAGGAGGCGGCGAGCCTGGTCACGCTCTCCACCAGCTTCGATATCGAGAGCATCAATGCGATGCTGGATGGGCTTGCGGCGAAGCTCGAGGCGTTCCGGACCGGGCTTGCCGGCAGCAACGACCACTGGACGGTCGAGTGCATCGCCGAAGCTCGCTACCTCTCGCAGGTCTGGGAACTCGACACGCCTCTGCCCAAGCGTCGCTTCGACGGGCCGGAAGACGTCGCGGCCCTGGTCGAGAGCTTCCATCAGGTCCACGAGCGGGTCTTTGCGGTGAGGGACATATCCTCGCCGGTCGAGATCGTGAACTGGCGAATGCGGCTGGTCGTGCATCTCGCCACTCCGCCGGTCGTCTCTCCCGAAATGACAGAAAAGCCCGCGGGTACTTCGCGCGAGCATCGCAACTGCTACTTCGGCGGTGCCGAGCCGGTGCACACCGGCATCTTCCGCTCCGAGGACCTGGAGCCCGGCCAGCTCATCCTGGGGCCCGCCATCGTCGAAGAGCCGACCACCACCCTGGTCATCTATCCGGGCATGTCGGCGGTGGTCAGCGGTGCTGGCAACTATCTGCTCCACGTCGCTTGA
- a CDS encoding 5-oxoprolinase subunit C family protein, with protein sequence MAFEVKKPGLATTVQDLGRPGYYHLGIPLSGAMDQEALIAANLIVGNDEGAAGLELVFMGPELVFQDDAVIAVTGAELPPKLDGQAQPTWTAIKVKAGQTLSFDFLRQGARAYLAVAGGIDVPVVLGSRSTYALGALGGHQGRKLAAGDVLDVGAPQRSVAEGHALDPALRRGVAEPAMIRMLPGLYWHRITEAAGKQFFADTWKVAPEADRIGYRFKGGATLEFVPREPPFGAGSDPSNIVDACYPYGSIQVPGGTEPIVLHRDAVSGGGYFMLGTVISADMDQIAQLQPHKAVRFVEVGMEEALDARAERRRNIEAIKAALT encoded by the coding sequence ATGGCGTTTGAGGTCAAGAAACCCGGGCTCGCCACCACCGTCCAGGATCTGGGGCGGCCGGGCTATTACCATCTGGGCATCCCGCTGTCGGGGGCCATGGACCAGGAGGCGCTGATCGCTGCCAACCTGATCGTCGGCAATGACGAGGGTGCTGCGGGACTCGAGCTCGTGTTCATGGGCCCGGAACTTGTCTTCCAGGACGACGCGGTGATCGCGGTGACCGGCGCCGAGTTGCCGCCCAAGCTCGATGGCCAAGCCCAGCCGACCTGGACCGCCATCAAGGTCAAGGCCGGCCAGACACTCAGCTTCGACTTCCTGCGGCAGGGAGCGCGGGCCTATCTGGCAGTGGCCGGCGGCATCGACGTGCCGGTCGTCCTGGGCAGTCGCTCGACCTACGCGCTGGGCGCTCTTGGCGGGCACCAGGGCCGCAAGCTCGCTGCAGGTGATGTCCTGGACGTGGGCGCTCCCCAGCGCAGCGTGGCAGAGGGACACGCCCTCGATCCGGCCTTGCGCCGCGGAGTGGCGGAGCCCGCCATGATCCGGATGCTGCCTGGGCTCTACTGGCACCGGATCACCGAGGCCGCCGGCAAGCAGTTCTTCGCCGACACCTGGAAGGTGGCGCCCGAGGCGGACCGTATCGGCTACCGCTTCAAGGGTGGCGCAACACTGGAGTTCGTGCCGCGCGAGCCGCCCTTCGGGGCCGGCTCCGACCCATCGAACATCGTGGATGCCTGCTATCCCTATGGCTCCATCCAGGTGCCGGGCGGCACCGAACCCATCGTCTTGCACCGCGACGCGGTGTCCGGCGGCGGCTACTTCATGCTGGGCACGGTGATTTCGGCCGACATGGACCAGATCGCCCAGCTCCAGCCGCACAAAGCCGTCCGCTTCGTCGAGGTGGGCATGGAGGAAGCCCTGGACGCACGCGCCGAGCGCCGCAGGAACATCGAGGCCATCAAGGCAGCGCTCACCTAG
- a CDS encoding 5-oxoprolinase subunit B family protein, with the protein MATRYSFGGDEHIFVEVEEEMSLDAFFKSLSITTAVRESRIKGVTEICPANASFQVKFDPDVIKPADMLAEIKKLEEQATHGAAEIDTRIVELPVFYEDPWTYETQMRFRERHQDPSSTDIAYTARINGYASTADFIAAHAGAPWFVSMVGFVSGLPFLYQMVERDKQIESPKYLRPRTDTPKLTVGHGGCFGAIYSVRGAGGYQMFGITPMPIYDPRQETPYLREFMVFFKPGDIVKYKPIDREAYDTALAEVEDHRFFPIVRETRFALEEFKADPGTYTKKMEGLLHGV; encoded by the coding sequence ATGGCCACACGCTATTCGTTCGGTGGCGACGAGCACATCTTCGTCGAGGTCGAGGAGGAGATGTCGCTCGATGCCTTCTTCAAGAGCCTGTCGATCACGACCGCCGTGCGCGAGAGCCGGATCAAGGGCGTTACCGAGATCTGTCCGGCCAACGCCTCCTTCCAGGTGAAGTTTGACCCGGATGTGATCAAGCCGGCCGACATGCTGGCCGAGATCAAGAAACTCGAAGAGCAGGCCACGCATGGCGCTGCCGAGATCGATACCCGGATCGTCGAGCTGCCCGTCTTCTACGAGGATCCCTGGACCTACGAGACCCAGATGCGCTTCCGCGAGCGCCACCAGGACCCGTCCTCGACCGACATCGCCTATACCGCCAGGATTAACGGCTACGCCTCGACGGCAGACTTCATCGCCGCCCATGCCGGCGCACCATGGTTTGTTTCCATGGTCGGCTTCGTCTCGGGCCTGCCGTTCCTCTACCAGATGGTGGAGCGCGACAAGCAGATCGAATCGCCGAAATATCTGCGCCCACGGACCGATACGCCCAAGCTGACGGTCGGGCATGGCGGCTGCTTCGGCGCGATCTACTCGGTGCGGGGTGCTGGCGGGTATCAGATGTTCGGCATCACCCCGATGCCGATCTACGACCCCAGGCAGGAGACCCCTTACCTCAGGGAGTTCATGGTCTTCTTCAAGCCGGGCGACATCGTGAAGTACAAGCCGATCGACCGAGAGGCCTACGACACGGCGCTGGCCGAGGTGGAGGACCATCGGTTCTTCCCGATCGTGCGGGAGACGCGCTTCGCCCTGGAGGAGTTCAAGGCCGATCCAGGCACCTACACCAAGAAGATGGAGGGCCTGCTCCATGGCGTTTGA